A single window of Pseudoduganella plicata DNA harbors:
- a CDS encoding DUF3667 domain-containing protein: protein MKPATIEAAGRHDVPASCRNCGTAVNGHYCAACGQETRLHMPSLGEFVHEFVGHYVALEGRLWRTLALLLFRPGALTNEYLAGRRRRYVEPLRLYLSLSILFFALMKLSGTDVVQFSTGDDAHGKPAATQAAKPGALVIGDADDLPADMPRHTTLPTPLEKLAPGLRESIDRFDRLSMQQKSEILRASFFRYAPYAMFCLMPLFALYLKLLYLGTGRRYGEHVLFALHTNAFAFVLFGAFLVMPEGFLKFVLFCWLLVYLPWSMRRVYRKSGWGTAWRWLLLVGLHGLSLTVAVVVALGLGVAFTH, encoded by the coding sequence TTGAAACCAGCGACGATCGAAGCGGCCGGACGCCATGACGTGCCCGCCAGCTGCCGCAACTGCGGCACCGCCGTGAACGGCCATTACTGCGCTGCCTGCGGCCAGGAGACGCGGCTGCACATGCCGAGCCTGGGCGAGTTCGTCCATGAATTCGTCGGCCATTACGTGGCGCTGGAGGGACGCCTGTGGCGCACCCTCGCGCTGCTGCTGTTCCGTCCCGGCGCGCTGACCAACGAGTATCTGGCCGGCCGGCGGCGCCGTTATGTCGAGCCGCTGCGGCTGTACCTGTCCCTGTCGATCCTGTTTTTCGCGCTGATGAAACTATCCGGCACCGATGTCGTGCAGTTCAGTACCGGGGACGATGCCCACGGCAAGCCTGCCGCAACGCAGGCCGCGAAGCCGGGCGCGCTGGTGATCGGCGACGCGGACGACCTGCCGGCCGACATGCCGCGCCACACGACCTTGCCGACGCCGCTGGAAAAGCTGGCGCCGGGGCTGCGCGAGTCGATCGATCGCTTTGACCGCCTGAGCATGCAACAGAAGAGCGAGATCCTGCGGGCCAGCTTCTTCCGCTATGCGCCCTACGCGATGTTCTGCCTGATGCCGCTGTTCGCCCTGTACCTGAAACTGCTGTACCTGGGCACGGGCCGCCGCTACGGCGAGCACGTGCTGTTCGCGCTGCACACGAATGCCTTTGCGTTCGTGCTGTTCGGCGCCTTCCTCGTGATGCCCGAGGGCTTCCTGAAATTCGTCCTGTTCTGCTGGCTGCTGGTCTACCTGCCCTGGTCCATGCGGCGGGTCTATCGCAAGAGCGGCTGGGGGACGGCGTGGCGCTGGTTGCTGCTGGTGGGCCTGCATGGCCTGTCCTTGACGGTCGCCGTCGTCGTCGCGCTGGGCCTGGGCGTCGCATTCACCCACTGA